tattcACCATTCATATTTTCCAAACCCgtctgagtttctttcttctgttgaacacaaaagataaaaaaatgtgttatactgataaccaaacagttgacgttAGTCactgactttcatagtatttttttcaatagaatggaagtcaatggctacttgGATACATAAGGGATcggaacgatatgagggtgagtaaatatgacagaattttcatgtttgggtgaactaaccctttgaggtatttttgtttttgtttaagggGACATCAGATGCTCATTTTCTACAatttgatatgattctttagggtcttctagaaaagtctataacatactttggttaaaatttctcaatggtagtgtaaaacaacaccctttttaccctgACAAAACAGCTCTCTACACAGCGTCCCATATCGGTGCATGTCTCTTAAAATACTTACTAACGCCTTATTACTATCTAGcgcattattaggaaaggcgattttcaaagattcataaaaaataaaaaataaaaacttttactcACTTCTTCTGCAGGTGAAGCTGGATTAGAAATGATTTGCatgaacaaaaacacttttagGTAAATCAGGGGTGCAttcccttacaaaaaaaaaaaccctttttaatccactgtgtcttcagcggctcagatgtcgagagtaaatgacgactgctatgcTTATTATTACATCCagcaacaaaacacctcaattgCTTTGGAAACACtggtggactgatgacagctcactcagggcgggtctgtGCTAAAACGCCAGTGTCAGTCAATATTTGTGGGAGGAGCCTTGGCCTGTGtggtctcagcctcagacgtaaTGCCCATTGACCGCTGGCTGAAAGTCTGATGTGTGTGTCGTGTTCTTTAACGTTAAAAAGATGCTGTGGTGCCAAAGAAGAAAGCCATCGTGAttacaactgtgacgacgagcgcttatcaactaaatgctggattctcaaaagtatgtgaaatatttaatgtttgcGGCATCAAATCTTTATAATATGTTCGAGAGTTTTatacaccggtctgttattgtggcgacatttcaaAGCCCCGAAACTTGCCGCTGAACGAAGAAGCATACATCAGGCCAGGATCTATGAATGGCTTGAACTGTTAAAgcgattaccgtatttttcggactataagtcgcacatgagtcgcatcagtccaaaaatacgtcatgaagaggaaaaaaaacatatataagtcgctcTGGACTATAagacgcatttatttagaaccaagagaaaacattactgtctacagccgcgagagggtgctctatactgctctgtgtagactacaggaaaattagcagcatagagcgccctctcgtggctgtagatggtaatgttttcaattggttcatgtcaaattaattttgataagtcgcacctgactataagtcgcaggaccagccaaactatgaaaaaaagtgtgacttatagtccggaaaatagtgtattatttttggggattaaaaaaaaagcactgggTGGATTTGTTTCATTGTAGAGtggatgtgtacacacactgccaacacacatttatgttgaAGTGAATGgtgaattttgcatccgatgacccctttaaacaatcTAAATCCACTTTACATTAGTTTCCTATAACAAAACCAACCACTTCTGAGTCGCCATAAAAAGCAGCAAGATCCAGTGGAGTGCGTCCGCTCTTGTCTGCATGGGCCGTCGCCGCACCTCTTTCAACCAGAGCACGGACCAATGGGAGGTGGCCTTTAAGACACGCCCAGCTCAGTGCGGTTAACCCCTCCTTGTCCATCAAAGACAATGAGGCTCCTGTGAAATAAGTTAGAAAGGCAGGTAAGAAAGGATTGACTGGGAGTTTCCTTTCATTTAAATGACTAATATATTCCTTTATAATGCCTGCTAGGGCTGgccgatatatctaacgatatgatcatgcgcatctagtcagtaaatctggttccgtgattaccactaaatcaccatcacctgctttcaaatggagcggcatttaatagacacagccgtagatcactgacaagctacacaatatcccTTTCATTATCGCCTTCTATGAATACGCAATATGTAtgcaatattgcgtagcttgtcagttatctacggctctgtctattaaatgctgctgTATTTAAAAACAGGTGATGGCGGTTTAGTGGTAATCACGGAATTAGATTTACTGAccagatgcgcatgatcatatcgttagatatatcgcccagccctattgcCTACTGTACTATTTTTATACTTATTAAACTATAACAACAAATCTAGTGTGAGATCAGTACAGCAGTACCTTGAGCCAGCAGGAACTCGGCCGTACCCAGGTGTCCCTCAGACGCAGCCATCATTAGAGGAGTTCGTCCCTGTTTATCCGCCATGTTCACATCAGCGCCGTGATTCAGCAACAAGTCCACTATCTGCACAACCAACACCGACATCTCAGACTAATGTGACCACATGTGCAAAGTAAAAATGACTTCTGAGATGTTGGAGGCGCTCACCTGCCAGTGTCCCTGCCGCACGGCGCTGAAAAGTGGCACGATGCCCCTGCGGTTGGGCTGAGCCACAGCGGCTCCCTGCTCCAGTAAAAGACGACACACATCCAGCTTCCCCCGCCCCGCTGCTGCTGTCAGAGCTGAGATACAGAGCGAGAGACTCTTTAGTGAGCAAACTGTGCACTCATATTTACATGGAAACAAAGAGTACAGGTTGCCTGGTACCTGTTTCACCCCACAGTGTGTCAAAGTTATTTATCTGAGCTcgttcctcctcttcctcatctttcTCAGGTAGGTCAAGCAGGTAGGATACAATCTGTGAATGAATCAGAATTATAATCAAAGATTATAACCATAGGGATAAAGGCAATTTAATACAGtgatcaaaaaatacaaatttaaagtcAAAACAATTAAACATAATACAGTACAATGGCAAAAatctagaaataaaataaaataaaataaaataaaataaaataaaataaaataaaataaaataaaataaaataaaataaaataaaataaaataaaataaaataaaataaaataaaataaaataaaataaaataaaataaaataaaataaaataaaataaaataaaataaaataaaataggctcTTACCTCTGTATAGCCCATGCTGGCGGCTGCAATGAGGGCCTGCTGTACTGCATGGCTCTTGCTGAAGGATCCAGCCTGCTGTTCGTCTGTGTCCCACTCACACTGCACCAGATACTTGACCACCTCTAGATGACCCCGCAGACCTGCGTGGACCATCGCACACTGACCGTTCTTATCTAGGTGATCCACCTGAACACAAACAGAAGGAGAGAGACACAGTGATAAAACTTTGACTGATAATTTAAAATCAACAGCCACCATCCTGCATTATTAAGGATTATGCATCTCTAGCGTAACATGGCAGAGCTGACCTTGGCTTTCTTGCCACAGAGGGTAGTGATGACAGGTAGGTGCCCCGCGGCAGCTGCGTAGCTGAGGGGAGTGAGTCCGCTCTCTGAAACGCCATCCACATCCGCCCCAAACTCCAACAGCAGAGCCACAGTCTCCAGGTAGCCCAGGTGAGCATGGACACATAGGATGGGGGCGTTATTCAACACCTCTGTACGAAAGTTCACATTAGCTCCGCCCATGATCAGCAGCCGAGAtacctggaggaagagaggaagaaGGGGATATAAAGAAAGTAGATGGAATTAAGAAAAAATGTGAAagatttaagaaataaagaaatgtccAATCATGCTTTATATAATAGTTTACTGcacttaaaataaacaatttcctGCTGATAAATATTACAGATATATAATTtactacaaaatatatatatataaagataaaataactagaaaaaatatactaccattcaaaagttcagggacacttttttttttttttatcgataaaatcgatacttttattcaacaaagatgcattaaattgatccaaataaataaatagtgaataaatagtaaataattattttacttaagTATTAAAACTTAgtgcaaaacatttctatttcaaataaatgcaggcaaattcattttaaatttgtaaataatctaaaatttaaataactaaaaaaaaagaaaagaaaaacaagttattttaaattgtaagaatatttcacaatataaatgtttttttaagttctTTTGCCAAAATAAATGGAACATTGGTGATAATAAGATACTTTTCCCCCCCAAAAGGCTGACAAACCCAGTTTTGAAATGTTGTGTGTCTGAAGAAATTTTTTCtaaactgttttattattatgtaattatgcttttttacttaattatgtatttttaattatattaattatctcAATTTTAAACTGAGAGGTTTAagagacttaattttttttttttttttacatttaataaacttAAGAGTCTTCTTttttatgataattaaaaaaatgtattccaaacttttgaatggtagtattcTGTACATTAACTTCAGAAATAACATCTGAATGATTTTTCCAAGATTTTCCTTAGAAAAACTACTTTTCCAGACCTGGAAATCcctttaaattaaagtttttattttttttatttttttatgactgtGGGAATTCAGATTTGATTTGTATACCTTGATGTTTGGAGTGTAGAGGTTTCTCAGTGAAGCCAAAGCTGCCGAGAGTCCTTCTGTACTGTAGGACACCCACAGCCCCTGCAGAACTGACGAGGAAACCCCAACCTTCTTACTCAGGCCCTGCATCCAAGAGACAAAGTGCTTCACTAAAAACATCAATGGAACTGTAACAGAAATCTGTTTCGAAAGCATTTATATACTGCTGTAGTCAAGTTTATGCTATCAATTTAGCGACATCAAAACATCTATAGTTGTTATAGTTAGCCTAACCTTAAAGATGTGAGCTTTGAGAATGTGGTGGCCAAGTTCGAGGGTCTGCTGTCGATTAAGTTTGCTGTCTTGCCGTGAAAACCAGAAAGCAAGCAGTGTGTGGCCACTCCTAAAGAATCATGGGAAAAGAGACAAGATGGGGCAAGAGATTTTGCTATATTTCTCAGGCATTGACATAATGTTCACATCTGATTGTACTTTAGGATATtgagaaaaaaatgcttttactATGAAGTGTACAGATTTTGAGCCCTCATACTTCTCACCTGGGGTCGCAGAGGAACTTGGCCTTCTCTCCATCCTCTCTCCAGATGAGCCACTCTCTGAAGGAGGGGTGGATGAACATGCGCGTCCCATCACGTCTTTTCACCAGGAAGGGCGACAGGAGTTCAGACCTCTGCTGGAAATCCTCCCAGTCCATGGCCGCTCCATGCACCATGCTGGCATTCACGGCACCGTAGGCCTGCTCATCAGTTAATGGGTGTAGAGAAGCCACGGCCACGTTAAGCAGTGGAAGAACACGCTCGAATGACGACTGAGTTGGGAAACGCATGTTTAGCTGCAACAGGTAAATCTCCGACAGATTCACCGGCACCACCTGCACACAAACATCACGCTTAcagcttttaaaaacaattaatacatGCCAATAAGATAAAACATGTGAATTCTTTTAGGGCCACGTTTACTAACAGCTCTTGCCAGTGCAAgagtactgtcaggatttactaaaacGCGCAGTGTAGAATTAGCGCTGAAAAGGCATGGACATTTTTTGCATATGAtattattgaatatgcatttgtaggagtttcccttttaGACACAAAATTAATGGGAGGAGAGTTTTCAAATGAATAACACAATGCGATTTACTAATGTTTGCATGGTCAAATTGCTTGCATTTGcgctattaccgtattttccggactataagtcgcacttttttcatagtttggctggtgctgcgacttatcaaaattaatttgacattaaccaAGTGAAATGAACTAaaagacatgaaccaagagaaaacattaccgtctacagccgcgagagtgcgctctatgctgctcatctACAcagagcagtatagagcgccctctcgcggctgtagatggtaatgttttctcttggttctaaatgaatgcgacttatagtccagtgcgacttatatatgtttttttcctcatcatgacgtatttgtggactgatgcgacttatagtccaaaaaatacggtatttaacacacaaaaaaagcatttcttAAAGCAGGTGGTAATTTGcactgctcttggtagattgcgctggtcattatggaaatgatctggTCACATTAATGTGCGACTGTAtacatacattttcttttcaaattcttctaaattttcacatttctttcaaaaacatctaaaaGGGTTTGGTTCACTAttcattttttcttaaaatacagAACCAAAATGAACAACAAATAATTAACATcacatgcatatatttttattttaattttaatttattggaAGGCATTTGTGTTGATTGACCCCTGACCTTGAAGCTGGAGCTCTTGAGCACCAGGTAACCCTTCTCAATGAGGTCCAGCGTGAGCTTCAGGTAGAGATAGGAGCCCCGGCTCAGACTTTTCAGATGAGCGCTGAGTTTGGCGAAAGCTGCATTGTCCAGCTTCCCGTTGAGCGCCACGTTATTCTGGATCTCCTGGCTGCAGTGAAGCCGGTGCAGGATGTAGCCCTGCAAGTCCGAGTCAATCGCATCACTTTCCTCCAGTCGATCCAGAGAGATTCGGTGGAATGGCAACGGACGAGTAATATCCTGAGACGGAGAGAGgaagttaataaaaaaagaagaggatGGGAAGATGTATGGACAGATAGataagatggatggatggtatACAGACCTGCAGTGTCGTTCTGACAGTGACCACCAGTTTAAGCCAGGGAGGGAAACGCTCGATGGTTTTGCACAGGAAGGAAACAATGGTTTCTCCGTAATCCGGTTTATGGAACTCCGCCTCATTCAACCCGTCAATCAGGATGATGAGGTTCTCCTCACATGCGATTTTTCTCTCTGTAAACATTGCACGTGTTCAGTATTACATGAATGTCAGCACATGTATGCACAGATTAAGAGTGTGCACGAGCACACGTTTGCACACCTCGATACAGGATGTCCAGAGGTTCCAGCAGGCCCCTGCGGAAAGCGCTGAAAGGGTCCTGGACGCAGGCGCGCAGGCTGAGGGTGCTCTGCAGGTGTGGCTGGCGGAGCAGCAGCTCTCGGTAGGCCTGCATCTGAGGCGCCCTGCACAACAACGCTGCCACATTATGCACAAACTCAGGGACCAGGCATGTGTACGCGTTGTCAGCCTGACAGTAATGGTACGCCACCACCTACACATGAGAGAGAGCAGATAAAAGCTGGTAAACATTTACATTCACAGCACAGCTGGGATTGAAAAACTTGATTTTTACTTTGGCTTATTAACATTCAGTTACTGAATTACTGAATTTGATTGGTACATCAAATATTGTTGCAAGGGTGCTGCTTTTTCACTCAATGATGATTTGGAAaacagatatatttaaaaaacaaaacacgacTACAGTGTTGTTCAGAGACACACAATGTGGTTAATTTGTAAAGCAAGAACAGTAACTCACTATTGTGTACAGAATACAAACTGCTATTCAAAATGTTCAGTAGAAAGAGTCAGATTTTTTTcccaagaaattaatacttttattcagaaaagatgCACTGAAGTGATCAAaggtaattatatatattttgtaataattgaAACATTTACtttctattttactgtattttttaattaaactcagtcttggtgaacataagaggcttctttcaaaaacatcttgaCACAGTAGCATAAGgtacttaattttttttgcttattaaaCAGTTATGTAAAAGCAAATGTAACAATCTAATCAAAACAGATTTCAACCATTTTATTATAGATTATGGTTGTTCATTATTACAGAATCATGCACTACTCATGGCATGTACAGGTGCATTTCAGTAAACTGGAATGTTGTgggaaagttcatttatttctataattcaactcaaattctgTAGTTTAAGTCGTTGGttctttaaattgtgatgatttaactaaaacccaccaattcactatctcaacaaattagaatatggtgacatgtcaatcagcttatcaactcaaaacacctgcaaaggtttcctgagctttcaaaatggtctctcagtttggttcactatgctacacaatcactgggaagactgctgatctgacagatgtccagaagacaatcatcgacaaccttcacaaggagggtaagccacaaacattcattgccaaagaagctgagttttcacagagtgctgtatccaagcatgttaacagaaagttgagtggaaggaaaaaatgtggaagaaaaagatgcacaaccaaccgagagaaccacagccttatgaggattgtcaagcaaaatcaattcaagaatttgagtgaactttacaaggaatcgactgaggctggagtcaaggcattTGTGTAGAGGAATTTGtatacagttgtcgtattccttttgttaagccactcctgaggcgtcttacctgggcttagGAGAAAAAGAACCgggctgttgcccagtggtccaaagtcctcttttcagatgagagcaagttttgtatttcatttggaaaccaaggtcctagagtcaggaggaagggtggagaagctcatagcccaaattgcttgaagtccagtgttaagtttccacagtctgtgatgatttggggtgcaatgtcatctgctgttgttggtccattatgtttttgaaaaccaaaatcactgcacccgtttaccaataaatttttggagcacttcatgcttccttctgctgaccagcttttagaagatgctgatttcattttccagcaggatttggctccTGCCCACACTGCTAAAAGCACTAAAAGTTGGTTAAaggaccatggtgttggtgtgcttgactggccagtaaactcaccagacctgaaccccagagagaatctatgggttattgtcaagaggaagatgagaaacaagagaccaaacaatgcggatgagctgaagaccactgtcaaagaaacttgGGCTTCAGACGACCTCAGCAGtggcacaaactgatcacctccatgccacgccaaattgaacttactttccagaaggccaacaattcactaaaaatgttttttttattggtcttatgaagtattctaatttgttgagagagtgaattggtaggtttttgttaaatgtgagctgaaatcatcacaattaaaagaaccaaagacttactacttcagactacttcagtctgtgtgcattgaatttatttcatacacaagtttcacaatttgagttgaattactgaaataaatgaacttttccacgacattcaaatttattgagattcaTCTTTATGACACACATTTCACAAAGTAAATGTGCCCAGTACATCTACAGTAGATGCTCCTTCTAAATGTAGGTTTAGGCAAAACAAATGGACCGAAAAGGCAAATAAATATTTCCAGTCTCAGGAATTAAGCACAGGCACTGCTTTCAGCTCCAAAAACACAATGAATATTAAAACTAGAGAAAGATTCAAAGCTCAGGAGTTTTGATGTGATGAAGGGGTTTTATTAATGCATAAAACATTATGGAGTTTGAGTGCATCGATGGCCTTATTCCAATATTCTAAGACTGCTGCTTCCCTGGATTCACTTCATCCTGCAGTacgtgtgtgtcagtgtgtgtgtgtgtgtgtgtgtgtgtgtgtgagtgttcataAGCTTGTCATCATTAGCAATGCAGACTGAGTATATCTAATGGCTGTGCTGGGAGACTCtgcgcatataaatatttgataaggCAACAGAGCCGCAATAAACCTTTGTGCTTAAAAGAATAGAGAGAATAGAAATGCACAGAGACAGAGCGAGACAAGGagcaaatgaataaatgaagaaggagacaaaggaagagatggagagacagagagattatAAATCAGTAGAAGAGCAGAGGAGAGCGGGAGGCTGGTTATATGCCCGCCTGTTGATTATGTTGGTATTAGTTGGCACCTGAGAAGCCAGTCTTCTGAGCGCCTCCTCCTGGCGTCTCCGCATCTCAGGCGTTCCAGGACAGCTGCTCCCCCCGACCAGAGTGCCGTGAGCGGACTGAGGCTGGCTCAAGGGCAATGTGTCGCCATCTGAAAGGAAGACATGGCATGCATGTGATGTGAACCTTCTCATAAACTGAGACCAAATGGTTttgacattttaagatatttgttcccttctaaaaaaaaaaaaaaaaaaaaaaaaacctaaataaagCACAGTTCACCTAGGAATTATTTGCTCAACCTCAAGTCATTCAAATATATAGTCATTATATTGTGTGATTCTTTTTCTTTATGAGTTTCTATATCCGTGGCCATAAAATGTTACTGACAGTATGTGATGTGATATGTATTTTATTCACTCTGACCAATGTGTGGAGTCTTGTGATtctaaaatcataataaatactatatcCATAGTTGCAAATTCTCATCAGTTGTAGCTCATGAAATGTTTTGGTGTATTTTAATATTCAGAATTTCATATTACTTcctaataaaatatgtataaaaaattgtGAGATGGAAGAAGTTGTAAaggtctttattatttttattattattattattattatatatacataatttgctCATTCATGTaaatttataatgaattatacacacacacacacacacatataaacattaaatacattctagattatgaaaaaatatataaatttaaatcataataaaaacattttcctttttgCATAGTTAACGtctattacacttttttttttcaatgcataaAAACACCTAGCTAGTTTTCTAAAGCCATATGAGAGTTTTATGTACGAGGCAGACTAGAATTTAAGTTTTCTGAAGAGTTGAAACTTGGGTTAgggttgggttagggttagggttagcaaATTCTTTGATGAAGGTCTTTCAGAAAGTTCTAAAGTTTTCAGGTCTGTTTCTTAGATTGTAATGCAAGACTCATATTGACGACCTTTACGGTGTCTTTGGTTTGTTTTGTCCTTTCTGAGTTTGAAAGATGTGGTGTGATGGGAAAGAGCTGTGAAGTAACTCGTTTTGTGTTTCAAAGAATTAAAAATGTACAGGTTTGAAGTCACCACACACAATGgttaataaataatgacaaaatcatTTGAATTGGCTAGTATACATTTTTTCTGTTAgaagtttattagatcctgttCACAGTTAACACATTCATTGGTCTGAATGAATCCACTCACGTTTTGGTGAGGCATGTGGGCTGTCAGAGGTGATCTGTCTCATGCGATTGCCATGGCAGCTGAGAGCCACCAAGCGAGAGATGATGGCCGTTTTGCCGAAGCCAACGTTGCCAACAATAACCACGCCTTGATTGGCTGAGGCCTCGCTGCTGCGCAGACACGCCTCCACTTCCTGGAACAGCCATTCTCGACCGGTGAACACTGCATCAGGGGTCAGACTGGGCACCTCGAAGAGAAGCGGCTTCAGGGTGATGTCCGGTGGCCGGTATGGAGCAAAGCGCACTGCATCATGGGAAACATTAGGAAATGCTGTCAATGAAACAGGTTttacacaaacatgcacatacCTACAATATTTGTATCCTTCCAAAGCCTCTTTTCTTCTTCTTACAGAGATGTTATCAATCAAACAGAAAGTTTTACAATTCAATTTCCAAATGAAAACCTTTTCACAATGCAATAATTATTTTGAACCAGCAGAGGGAGATGCGTTGTACTGAAAAGGCTGGAACTGGCAGCTTACGCAAACCGGAGCTGCAGTGTGAAACAGCATCAGGGTGCTCGACCCATTAATGCACGGCAGAAAACACATCTGAAATAACAGATCAGCCTCCATGCATCAAAAAACAGACGTGTCTGTCGAATTTATTGCCACCATGCACAAAGCAAAATCACCATATTAATCCACCACATTCTTTTTCAATAAATCATACTAGAGATCCTGAACGTTCATTAAAATAATCCTCATCTAATATTCATATCCAGTCGTAGAGTCTTCATTATTCTTATACGTTTCATACGTATTATCATTAATCCCAATTACTGATAATATTCAAGGCAAGTGTCATGTCAAAGCAGGACAGAGATATTGGGAGGAAATCTTCAGCGCAATTAGTATAAATTATGTAGAATTTCCTGACTGTATAGGATTATGCTGCAACAAGTGTGATGGAGCATGTTATGAGGTTATTCATCCCTCCATTTGCATGTGGACTATTAATCAGCCTGATAACATGTGAATTAATTATCTGTTCATTAGCATAAAGTGGTGGGTGGAGAAATATAGGGCGAGGGGACCTTTACGAGCACATAAAAGGGCAAGAAACAGAGACAAAGAAGGAGAGAGATATAAACCAGGGCAGCCGTAATACGAATATAAAGAACTAGAGACAGAGAGGTTGTCATAAATACAAGTGAAAAAGTTAACTCATTGCTttttagtaaaatatatacatatatataaaaaacgggTTCAGATCCCCAAATGTTTTCCACTATTAAGCGCGATTATCACTAGTGGAAAATGCTTTTAATGCCTTCTGAAAGAGTACTATGCTcaaattatgcaattatataccATTATATACCATATCTATAGTATCATGCCTGATGTACGTTCGAGTGTCACATCGCTATgaacattttaatcaaaatatgacAATGCATTTCCACATTCATCGTAAcagaatgtgttttgttttatattttcactgAAAAAATGTGTATTGATAACGCTACATTTTGTGCTTTATAGCATTACATGACATAATACTAGTTAATGCTACTGCATGAAGGTTACTAATACAATGGCACTGATATTTTTTCCTCCTTTGCATAGAAACGCTATCGTGGATTTGTCCTTTGGCTTTTGGAGCAAATGGgaacacaaatttttttttttttgggttacactttattttaaggtgtctgtTTTAGTGTactcatacatttaaataataataaactattgtGCTTACTATATGAAGTTAGGATCatggtttggcttagggttacttgtatgtaattatgcataattaattgttattataaaagtAGATGTATTATGTTTAACAAGgacagcttaaaataaagtgttactgatctTTGTTGTAGTTTTCGTTCACCACTACAGAAGTTTACCCAACTGTCATGACATCTGCTTCTGAGAACCCCAGGAATGTGAACAGGGTGTATAAATAACAGTCTACCTCCACTGTTTTGTCACCCGTGCGATCATCCTGAAATATACAGGTGACTTG
The nucleotide sequence above comes from Carassius gibelio isolate Cgi1373 ecotype wild population from Czech Republic chromosome B3, carGib1.2-hapl.c, whole genome shotgun sequence. Encoded proteins:
- the LOC127952693 gene encoding protein TANC2 isoform X3, translating into MFRNSLKMLLGGKSNRKNRNSGSDSVEGECVFEGDYAVPPLPVTEGMQHIRIMEGVSRSLPSSPLLSHQALNMRLQPLKRLPGEESQDLGPPPSVDEAANTLMTRLGFLLGDKVNEGPGGAQYSMEEQDDPQCISMTQRISPCSSLASSTASPPPGSPCSTLPAGAPGNMGTRDCAYGSITSPTSTLESRDSGIIATLTSYSENAEHGGKHSEGSRGSLKLWQAQKSMGTDSFLYRVDENMAASTYSLNKIPERSLEHSVSHSAHSIPLYLMPRPNSVAATSSAHLEDLAYLDEQRQAPLRTSLRMPRQNSGSSRSGQADMRVRFAPYRPPDITLKPLLFEVPSLTPDAVFTGREWLFQEVEACLRSSEASANQGVVIVGNVGFGKTAIISRLVALSCHGNRMRQITSDSPHASPKHGDTLPLSQPQSAHGTLVGGSSCPGTPEMRRRQEEALRRLASQVVAYHYCQADNAYTCLVPEFVHNVAALLCRAPQMQAYRELLLRQPHLQSTLSLRACVQDPFSAFRRGLLEPLDILYRERKIACEENLIILIDGLNEAEFHKPDYGETIVSFLCKTIERFPPWLKLVVTVRTTLQDITRPLPFHRISLDRLEESDAIDSDLQGYILHRLHCSQEIQNNVALNGKLDNAAFAKLSAHLKSLSRGSYLYLKLTLDLIEKGYLVLKSSSFKVVPVNLSEIYLLQLNMRFPTQSSFERVLPLLNVAVASLHPLTDEQAYGAVNASMVHGAAMDWEDFQQRSELLSPFLVKRRDGTRMFIHPSFREWLIWREDGEKAKFLCDPRSGHTLLAFWFSRQDSKLNRQQTLELGHHILKAHIFKGLSKKVGVSSSVLQGLWVSYSTEGLSAALASLRNLYTPNIKVSRLLIMGGANVNFRTEVLNNAPILCVHAHLGYLETVALLLEFGADVDGVSESGLTPLSYAAAAGHLPVITTLCGKKAKVDHLDKNGQCAMVHAGLRGHLEVVKYLVQCEWDTDEQQAGSFSKSHAVQQALIAAASMGYTEIVSYLLDLPEKDEEEEERAQINNFDTLWGETALTAAAGRGKLDVCRLLLEQGAAVAQPNRRGIVPLFSAVRQGHWQIVDLLLNHGADVNMADKQGRTPLMMAASEGHLGTAEFLLAQGASLSLMDKEGLTALSWACLKGHLPLVRALVERGAATAHADKSGRTPLDLAAFYGDSEVVQYLVDHGAMIEHVDYSGMRPLDRAVGCRNTSVVVALLKKGAKIGPATWAMATSKPDIMIVLLSKLIEEGDGFYKKGKVKEAAQRYQYALKKFPREGFTEDLKTFRELKVSLLLNLSRCRRKMNAIPRSPGGPE